The Rubidibacter lacunae KORDI 51-2 genome window below encodes:
- a CDS encoding DsbA family protein: MHRLLQHVRISILTLTAIACLIGALCWVSPAIAAAAGSGPQLERQVLEVIRAHPEAIVEALQAFQVRERQKIDRVRQAFLQQLQTEPAAIIGASPATDAIDSRLVVVEFSDFQCPFCARLHDTLDEFLAQHGDDVTLVYKHYPLASLHPQAIAAARAAWAAQQQGRFWPYHDALFARAGNLDADAFTAIARDLGLDLERFERDRASGEAGVAIERDVELGNELGVRGTPFLAIGSEIFEGAVSTDELETALAAARG, from the coding sequence ATGCACCGCCTGCTCCAGCACGTTCGCATCTCAATCCTTACCCTAACTGCGATCGCTTGCCTGATCGGCGCCCTCTGCTGGGTTAGTCCGGCGATCGCCGCCGCTGCGGGGTCCGGTCCCCAACTCGAGCGCCAAGTCCTAGAAGTCATCCGCGCGCACCCGGAGGCAATTGTCGAGGCATTGCAGGCTTTTCAGGTACGGGAACGCCAGAAAATCGACCGCGTTCGGCAAGCCTTTCTTCAGCAACTGCAGACCGAACCAGCCGCCATCATCGGTGCGTCTCCTGCCACTGACGCAATTGACTCGCGATTGGTTGTCGTGGAGTTCTCGGATTTTCAATGTCCGTTTTGCGCCCGCCTGCACGATACACTCGATGAGTTTCTAGCGCAACACGGCGACGACGTAACCCTGGTTTACAAGCACTATCCCCTCGCGTCCCTTCACCCGCAGGCGATCGCAGCGGCCCGAGCAGCTTGGGCAGCGCAGCAGCAAGGACGGTTCTGGCCGTATCACGATGCTCTTTTCGCGCGGGCAGGCAACCTTGACGCAGATGCCTTCACTGCAATTGCCCGCGACCTCGGCTTGGATCTAGAACGCTTCGAGCGCGATCGGGCTTCAGGGGAAGCTGGAGTGGCGATCGAGCGGGATGTGGAGCTGGGCAACGAGCTGGGCGTGCGCGGAACCCCCTTTTTAGCGATCGGCAGCGAGATTTTTGAAGGTGCCGTCAGCACAGACGAGCTCGAAACGGCCTTGGCTGCCGCGCGCGGTTGA
- a CDS encoding L-lactate permease, with product MDQLLYSLVAVVPIATVFLLLIVARQPAGRAMPLAYAVTVGISLFVWQVPFSQVAASGVQGLVAAGEILYIVFGAILLLNTLQESGAIASIRQSLLGVSRDRRVQVAIVAWLFGSFIEGASGFGTPAVIAVPLLVAIGFPAMAAVISALIIQSTPSSFGAVGTPIIIGVDAGLEGVSAVEQQLANLGLTQPEYLKVIGQWAGVFHGIVGTFLPLVLVVVLTTGFGARKSVADGLAAWKFALFAGLSFTIPYTLTAWFIGPEFPTLIGGLVGLGIVVPAARSGFLVPAQTWDFPDREQWPESWSSARPEGRIKPARTLMPAYKAWLPYVLLGLILMLTRFEFLPIRGWLQSATYTWSNIFGTEVTARTQPFYLPPTVFLIVVAITYFVHDMQPSAMHRAVLRALPMLQKTVLALGAAVLMARTFINSGVNTAGLNSMPLTLANGMSNITGLTWPFFAPFVGNIGSFVAGSVTVSNMMFSLFQFGVALQIGVTTAAILGLQCIGASAGNIICVSNIVAAEATVGLAGCEGLLMRKVLLPTIYYTVFAGLLGVLFLLVF from the coding sequence ATGGACCAACTTCTCTACTCGCTGGTGGCCGTAGTTCCGATCGCAACCGTATTTTTGTTGTTGATCGTCGCCAGACAGCCGGCCGGTCGCGCGATGCCGCTTGCCTATGCCGTTACGGTTGGCATTTCGCTGTTCGTCTGGCAAGTTCCCTTCTCACAAGTGGCAGCATCAGGCGTTCAAGGACTAGTCGCTGCGGGGGAAATTCTTTACATCGTCTTTGGAGCTATCTTGCTCCTCAACACCTTGCAAGAATCTGGCGCGATCGCCTCCATTCGTCAGAGTTTGCTGGGCGTCTCGCGCGATCGGCGAGTACAGGTCGCGATCGTTGCTTGGCTCTTCGGCAGCTTCATCGAAGGAGCATCGGGGTTCGGTACGCCTGCCGTGATTGCAGTACCGTTGTTAGTTGCGATCGGCTTCCCTGCGATGGCTGCTGTAATTTCCGCGCTCATCATCCAAAGTACGCCTTCTAGCTTTGGTGCGGTTGGAACGCCAATTATCATCGGTGTTGATGCTGGACTGGAGGGCGTGTCGGCAGTCGAACAACAGCTTGCCAACTTAGGGTTGACCCAACCCGAGTATCTAAAGGTTATCGGACAATGGGCGGGAGTCTTTCACGGTATCGTCGGTACGTTTCTGCCGTTAGTTTTGGTTGTCGTCCTGACAACAGGCTTTGGCGCTCGCAAATCAGTTGCCGATGGTCTAGCAGCTTGGAAGTTTGCCTTATTTGCAGGGTTGTCATTCACGATTCCCTATACGCTAACGGCGTGGTTTATAGGTCCGGAGTTTCCTACCTTGATTGGCGGCTTAGTTGGACTGGGGATTGTGGTTCCGGCTGCGCGCAGCGGTTTTTTGGTCCCGGCTCAAACTTGGGACTTTCCCGATCGCGAGCAATGGCCCGAAAGTTGGTCTAGTGCTCGACCCGAAGGCAGAATTAAGCCAGCCAGGACACTGATGCCAGCATACAAAGCCTGGCTTCCCTACGTGCTGCTGGGCTTGATTTTAATGCTGACGCGTTTTGAGTTTCTGCCAATCCGCGGTTGGCTCCAGTCCGCGACCTACACCTGGAGCAATATTTTCGGCACCGAAGTCACGGCGAGAACGCAGCCGTTTTATTTGCCGCCAACGGTGTTCCTGATTGTGGTTGCAATCACTTACTTCGTCCACGACATGCAGCCCAGTGCCATGCATCGAGCCGTATTGCGCGCTTTACCAATGCTGCAAAAAACTGTTTTGGCACTGGGTGCGGCGGTGCTGATGGCTAGAACATTTATCAATTCTGGCGTTAACACTGCCGGGTTGAACAGCATGCCATTAACCTTGGCGAACGGCATGTCGAATATTACCGGACTGACGTGGCCGTTTTTTGCCCCGTTTGTCGGCAACATTGGCTCGTTTGTTGCCGGCAGCGTGACAGTCAGCAACATGATGTTTTCGCTCTTTCAGTTTGGGGTAGCCCTCCAAATTGGCGTGACAACTGCAGCAATCTTGGGCTTGCAATGTATCGGTGCCTCGGCAGGCAATATCATCTGTGTTTCCAATATCGTTGCTGCCGAAGCAACAGTTGGTCTTGCCGGTTGCGAGGGACTGCTGATGCGCAAAGTGTTGCTGCCAACCATCTATTACACGGTCTTTGCAGGCTTGCTGGGCGTGCTATTTCTGCTCGTCTTCTAA
- a CDS encoding metal-sensing transcriptional repressor: MTKADSHRDRVNAHRAPAHSSDPEAIAADADSPHTHAHAHVHDPESLRRIVNRLSRLEGHIRGVKSMVADSRPCPEVLMQIAAVRGALDRVARMILDEHLSECIARAAEEGNIESEIEELKAALDRFFP, from the coding sequence ATGACCAAAGCCGACTCTCACCGCGATCGCGTGAACGCCCATCGCGCTCCCGCCCACTCGAGCGACCCCGAGGCGATCGCGGCTGATGCAGATTCGCCCCACACCCATGCCCATGCTCACGTCCACGACCCCGAGTCACTGCGCCGCATCGTTAACCGCCTGTCGCGGCTGGAGGGACACATTCGCGGGGTGAAGTCGATGGTTGCCGATAGCCGTCCGTGTCCAGAAGTGCTGATGCAAATTGCTGCTGTTCGCGGCGCACTCGATCGCGTGGCGCGCATGATCCTCGACGAACACCTCAGCGAATGCATCGCCCGGGCTGCTGAGGAAGGCAACATCGAATCGGAAATTGAAGAACTCAAAGCCGCACTCGATCGCTTCTTCCCCTAG
- the cobM gene encoding precorrin-4 C(11)-methyltransferase: MSAPAALAPAVYFVGAGPGDPELLALKAKRTIDRADVIVYADSLVPPQIFADARADAERVRTGSLTLEAIVPLMIDRVRAGLSVARVHSGDLTLYSAVHEQTRALAKAGVSYELIPGISAFQDAAAKLGVELTVPELVQTIILTRPSGRASAVPAAEELSSLAAHRASLALYLAARHVETAQAQLLLHYPADTPVAICYRLGWPDEKIRVTSLAHMAAVSQLEQFIRTTLYLISPALNGLTAARSHLYHPQHAHLFRPAAKTGS; this comes from the coding sequence ATGTCTGCACCTGCAGCGCTCGCGCCAGCCGTCTATTTTGTGGGAGCCGGACCGGGCGACCCGGAGCTGCTCGCGCTGAAAGCCAAACGCACGATCGATCGTGCTGATGTTATCGTCTATGCCGACTCGCTGGTGCCGCCGCAGATTTTTGCTGATGCCCGTGCCGATGCCGAACGCGTGAGGACGGGCAGTCTGACGCTGGAGGCGATCGTGCCGCTCATGATCGATCGCGTGCGCGCGGGCTTGTCTGTTGCGCGAGTTCATTCGGGTGACCTGACGCTTTATAGTGCCGTTCACGAACAGACGCGCGCCCTCGCCAAGGCTGGAGTCTCCTACGAGTTGATTCCGGGCATCAGCGCCTTTCAGGATGCTGCGGCAAAGCTCGGTGTGGAACTGACCGTCCCCGAGCTGGTGCAAACGATTATCTTGACGCGACCGAGCGGCCGGGCATCGGCGGTACCGGCAGCTGAGGAACTGTCGTCGCTAGCTGCTCACCGCGCGAGTTTGGCATTGTATCTGGCAGCGCGGCACGTCGAGACCGCGCAAGCGCAGCTGCTGCTTCACTATCCAGCCGATACTCCCGTTGCCATCTGCTACCGTCTCGGCTGGCCGGACGAGAAAATTCGCGTTACGTCGCTAGCACATATGGCTGCGGTTAGTCAGTTAGAGCAGTTTATTCGCACGACGCTATACCTCATCAGCCCTGCATTGAATGGACTCACCGCCGCGCGATCGCACCTGTATCATCCACAACACGCACATCTCTTCCGACCGGCCGCCAAGACCGGGTCTTAA